In a genomic window of Methylobacter sp. YRD-M1:
- a CDS encoding YfjI family protein: protein MSLPQSYNGKPLKASWTYCAMDGAPFGVVGRYQDGAGKKDIVPHFKRSGSGWAAGINLNPRPLFGLDKLAKHPRDKAVFIVEGEKAAAALQGIGICAITSLGGSQAANKADWTALNGYKQVYLLPDCDDAGEHYACDVYRALSALESPPAVQVVRLSGLLHAGDAVDWIQTFISDWDGYTPIDESLHQALKEELREELKNAEPVPEEWSLASLAGAGGAVFEWEKPSEIETKTPPVQALTPELIPEPFRHWLADVSHRMQTPPDFATVSALVITGSVIGSGCGIRPKRLDDWEVIPNVWGACIGRPSVVLKSPSMKEPMSLLERLQAEYGERFEMDKTSSDFDAMASQAMINDVKSKLSKAAKGKGKDGTVSPDELQKLKADYMELTKNAEPEPARRLFKTNETSIQSMTVLQNENERGLLVFRDELTGLLVKWDREDGADERAYFLEGWNGNGSYTDNKIGRGLTDAKNICISLLGGIQPDKLKRYLYQAMHGNNDGMMQRLQLAVWPDEPEGWQFIDTKPNKADKQRAYSILQTLAELDFIQHGAEQGEYDDRPYFRFSEAGQAVFNAWLIELQTAKIQHEENPLMVEHFGKFRSLMPSLALIFHCIDIADGKASGAVSERAARLAVQWCDYLESHARRIYAMAESPEHEAAVRLADKIKAGALPNPFTTRDIERKGWHGLKDRQEVEAACNILIDENWLMMTRKPRPATGRPPLPEYFINPIFL from the coding sequence AAGCTATAACGGCAAGCCATTGAAGGCAAGCTGGACTTATTGCGCTATGGATGGCGCACCCTTCGGGGTTGTTGGCCGGTATCAGGACGGGGCAGGCAAAAAGGATATAGTCCCGCACTTCAAACGCAGCGGCTCAGGCTGGGCGGCGGGCATCAACTTAAACCCGCGCCCTTTGTTTGGCTTGGATAAATTGGCAAAGCATCCCAGGGACAAGGCCGTTTTTATTGTCGAAGGCGAAAAGGCGGCGGCAGCTCTGCAAGGAATAGGTATCTGTGCAATAACGTCATTGGGCGGCAGTCAGGCAGCTAATAAGGCCGATTGGACAGCCTTGAATGGTTACAAGCAAGTCTATCTATTACCAGACTGTGACGATGCCGGAGAACATTATGCCTGTGACGTTTACAGGGCATTATCAGCCTTGGAGTCGCCCCCAGCGGTTCAAGTAGTGCGCTTGTCTGGGTTGCTTCATGCTGGTGATGCTGTGGACTGGATACAGACGTTTATAAGCGATTGGGACGGGTACACGCCTATTGATGAATCCTTGCATCAAGCCCTTAAGGAAGAATTGCGGGAAGAACTGAAAAACGCCGAACCTGTGCCGGAAGAATGGAGTTTAGCCAGTTTAGCGGGTGCTGGGGGTGCTGTTTTTGAATGGGAAAAGCCCAGCGAGATTGAAACCAAAACGCCGCCCGTTCAAGCCTTAACGCCTGAATTGATACCGGAACCTTTCCGTCATTGGTTGGCCGATGTTAGCCACCGGATGCAAACGCCCCCAGACTTTGCCACCGTATCGGCCTTGGTGATTACTGGCTCAGTCATTGGTTCAGGCTGCGGCATTCGACCTAAACGCCTGGATGATTGGGAAGTTATCCCGAATGTCTGGGGCGCATGTATTGGGCGGCCTTCGGTAGTCCTGAAAAGCCCCAGCATGAAAGAACCTATGTCATTGTTGGAACGCTTGCAAGCTGAATATGGTGAGCGGTTCGAAATGGACAAGACAAGTTCTGACTTTGACGCGATGGCAAGCCAAGCCATGATTAACGATGTTAAGAGCAAGCTATCCAAGGCGGCCAAAGGCAAAGGCAAGGATGGTACGGTAAGCCCTGATGAGCTTCAAAAGCTCAAAGCCGATTACATGGAATTAACCAAGAATGCAGAACCGGAACCCGCGCGCCGACTGTTCAAAACCAACGAAACCAGCATCCAGAGTATGACGGTTTTACAAAATGAGAATGAGCGGGGGTTGTTGGTATTCAGGGATGAATTAACCGGCTTACTGGTGAAATGGGACAGGGAGGACGGAGCAGACGAGCGCGCCTATTTTCTGGAAGGCTGGAACGGTAACGGTTCTTATACGGACAACAAGATAGGCCGAGGGCTTACTGATGCAAAGAATATCTGTATCAGCTTATTGGGCGGCATTCAGCCGGACAAATTAAAGCGGTATCTGTACCAAGCCATGCATGGTAATAATGATGGAATGATGCAACGGTTACAGCTTGCCGTATGGCCGGATGAACCGGAAGGCTGGCAGTTTATCGACACCAAGCCCAACAAGGCAGACAAGCAACGCGCCTATAGCATCCTGCAAACGCTGGCTGAATTGGATTTTATCCAGCATGGCGCAGAACAAGGCGAGTATGACGACCGGCCTTATTTTCGATTCAGTGAAGCTGGGCAAGCCGTTTTTAATGCATGGTTAATCGAGCTTCAAACGGCCAAGATTCAGCATGAAGAAAACCCCTTGATGGTGGAGCACTTCGGCAAGTTTCGCTCACTGATGCCCAGCCTTGCTTTGATATTTCACTGTATCGACATTGCAGACGGCAAAGCAAGCGGGGCGGTATCTGAACGGGCGGCAAGGTTGGCGGTTCAATGGTGCGATTATCTGGAAAGCCACGCGCGCCGAATTTATGCCATGGCTGAAAGCCCGGAGCATGAAGCGGCGGTAAGGCTGGCCGATAAGATAAAGGCTGGGGCTTTGCCTAATCCGTTTACAACGCGGGATATTGAGCGCAAAGGCTGGCATGGATTGAAAGACCGGCAGGAAGTAGAAGCCGCTTGTAATATCCTGATAGATGAAAACTGGCTGATGATGACCAGAAAGCCGAGACCCGCTACAGGGCGGCCACCTTTACCAGAGTATTTTATTAACCCAATTTTTCTTTAA